CTGCCTGCGCCGTTTGCGCTTGCTGGAGAGCGAGGGAATCATCAGCGGCTACCGCGCAGTGCTGAATGCGGAGCAATTGGGGATCGAGCTGGAGGCCATCGTCCACCTGTCGTTACGCCAGGATGTGGAGGATTGGCATGAGACGTTCATCAAGAAAGTGCAGGGCTGGCCGGAAGTGGCCAGCGCCTACGTGATCACCGGCGCCAGCAACTATGTGCTGCGGGTGCAGGCCCGCAACCTCAAGCATTTTTCGGACTTTATCGTGAACCACCTGAACCGCACGGCGGGGGTGATGGATATACGCTCGGAGATTGTGCTGCAGAAGATCAAGGATCGGGATGAGGTGTTGGACCTGGTCATCCGCAAATAGCGGCAACACCACCGCACTCTGTGGGAGCTGGCTTGCCTGCGATGACGGTGGTGAATGCACCATTGCTATCGCAGGCAAGCCAGCTCCCACATTTTTAACCGCGTTTAGTCCTCAAGGGCGCGCACGCGCTGCATGCGCTTTTGCTCTACCGGCGCATCCGCCACTTGCAACTCAAAGTCGAAATCAATCTGCGCAAACCGCCCTTCCACGCCAAACTCTCGCGCCAACTGCGGATCTTCACTGAAGCGAATCTCGGCGATCAACTCATCCCGCGTCGCATAGGCAAAATCATCATGCAGGTACGGGTCATCCGACAGGTTGATCTGCGTGGTCAGGTGTCGATGCCCCGGCGCCGAAATGAAGAAGTGAATATGCGCCGGCCGCTGCCCGTGGCGCCCCAGTTGATCGAGCAGTTGCTGGGTCGGCCCGGTCGGCGGGCAGCCGTAGCCCGACGGCACGATACTGCGAAACCGGTAGTTGCCCTGAGCATCGGTCTCGATGCGCCGGCGCAGGTTGAACTCGGACTGCGTGGGATCGAACCACGAATAGGTGCCACCGGTATTGGCCTGCCACACGTCCACAATCGCCCCCGCCAGCGGCTTGCCCTCGGTGTCGCGTACTTGCCCGCGCATGAACAGCGGCACCGCGTCGTCCTTGCCATCATCCAGTCGCGCCTCATACTTCGACAGCGGCGCACCGGCCACATACAACGGGCCTTCGATGGTGCGCGGTGTGCCGCCGGATTTGCCGGCTTCCTCGTCGGCGGCGTCCATCAACAGGTCGAGGTAATGCTCCAGGCCCAGCCCGGCGGCGAGCAAGCCAGCTTCCTGGTTCTTGCCCAAGTCGTTCAGATAGTTGACCGCCTTCCAGAACTCTTCCGGGGTCACTTCCAGGTCTTCGATGATGTTCACGGTGTCGCGCAGGATCCGGTAGATCAGCGCCTTGGTACGCGGGTTACCGCCGTCATTGAGGTTGCCGCTGGCTTCTTCGAGAAACTGTTGGGCATGGGCAGTCTGGGACAGTCGGATGGACATGGTGCATTCCTCATCTTGTAGTTATTAGGGTGAAAACCGGCTTAGCGGTCATCCTCATGGATCGACGACGGGTGACGGCACAGGGCATTCACTTCGATGGCCATGTAGGGAAAGAGCGGCAGTTGCATCAACACATCGTGCAGGTCCTGCACGCTGTCGACATCGAACACGCTGTAGTTCGCGTAATGC
The genomic region above belongs to Pseudomonas azotoformans and contains:
- the catC gene encoding muconolactone Delta-isomerase, with protein sequence MLFHVKMTVNLPLDMNPERAAALKAEEKALAQRLQQQGKWRHLWRIAGHYANYSVFDVDSVQDLHDVLMQLPLFPYMAIEVNALCRHPSSIHEDDR
- a CDS encoding Lrp/AsnC family transcriptional regulator, with product MILDATDLRLLHFLQQDGRISNQELAEKVALSPSACLRRLRLLESEGIISGYRAVLNAEQLGIELEAIVHLSLRQDVEDWHETFIKKVQGWPEVASAYVITGASNYVLRVQARNLKHFSDFIVNHLNRTAGVMDIRSEIVLQKIKDRDEVLDLVIRK
- the catA gene encoding catechol 1,2-dioxygenase, which translates into the protein MSIRLSQTAHAQQFLEEASGNLNDGGNPRTKALIYRILRDTVNIIEDLEVTPEEFWKAVNYLNDLGKNQEAGLLAAGLGLEHYLDLLMDAADEEAGKSGGTPRTIEGPLYVAGAPLSKYEARLDDGKDDAVPLFMRGQVRDTEGKPLAGAIVDVWQANTGGTYSWFDPTQSEFNLRRRIETDAQGNYRFRSIVPSGYGCPPTGPTQQLLDQLGRHGQRPAHIHFFISAPGHRHLTTQINLSDDPYLHDDFAYATRDELIAEIRFSEDPQLAREFGVEGRFAQIDFDFELQVADAPVEQKRMQRVRALED